The genomic region TGCAGGACTGGCTCGACAACAATTTGCCGACGCTCGTCGAGCGGCTTGTGCGGGAAGAGATCGAGCGCGTGGTACGCGGCGAGCGATAAGCGTACCGGCCCGATCCGTTGAAATCTTACCCGTCTGTGCAGCAGGCGGGTTTTCACTTTTAGAATGACCGACGGAGGCGCGGTCACTTTTAAAGTGATTTGTCAGCTGTTAGTTGCTATTGAGCCTTCAATTCATTCATCGCGCATAAAGACCGGATAATTCCATGCTTGAGAAGACCTATGACGCCGCGGCGATAGAGCCGAAAATTGCTGAACGCTGGGAAGAAGCGGGTGCATTCAAGGCGGGTGCAGGCGCGAAGCCGGGAGCCGATCCGTTTGCCGTGGTTATTCCGCCGCCGAACGTCACCGGATCGCTGCATATGGGCCACGCGCTCAACAACACGATCCAGGACATCATGGTCCGCTTCGAACGAATGCGCGGCAAGAATGTGCTGTGGCAGCCCGGCATGGACCACGCAGGCATTGCAACCCAGATGGTTGTCGAGCGCCAGCTGGCTGAACGGCAGGAACCAAACCGTCATGCCATGGGCCGCGAGAAGTTCATCGAACGGATCTGGCAGTGGAAGGCTGAATCGGGCGGCATGATTTCCAACCAGCTGCGCCGTCTTGGTGCCTCGTGTGACTGGTCGCGCGAGCGCTTCACCATGGACGAAGGGCTTTCGCGCGCGGTTCTGGAAGTTTTCGTCTCGCTCTACAAGCAGGGCCTCATCTATCGCGACAAGCGCCTGGTCAACTGGGACCCGAAGCTGCTGACGGCGATTTCCGACATTGAAGTCGAGTCTCGCGAAACGAAAGGCCATCTGTGGCATTTCCGTTATCCGCTTGAGAACGTCCCGTTCGACCCGGAAAACCCGCACACTTACATCGTCGTGGCGACAACGCGGCCGGAAACCATGCTGGGCGACACCGGTGTCGCGGTCAACCCGAAGGACGGGCGTTACCATGCTCTGGTCGGAAACGACGTGGTGCTCCCGCTCGTCGGTCGCCACATTCCGATCGTTGCAGACGATTATGCCGATCCGGAAGCCGGTTCTGGCGCGGTCAAGATTACGCCTGCGCATGACTTCAACGATTTTGAGGTCGGCAAGCGCAACGATCTGCGCGCCATCAATATCCTGACGCCCGAGGCCGCAGTTACGCTCAAGGGCAACAATGACTTCCTGGAAGGCCTTGAGCTGACGCCCGAACTGAAGGCGCTCATCAACGAGCTGGATGGGCAGGATCGCTTTGCGGTTCGCAAGCGCATCGTCGAATTGATGGACGAGCGCGGCTATCTCGAAAAGATCGAGGACCACACGCACGCCGTTCCGCACGGTGACCGCGGTGGCGTGCCGATCGAACCCTACCTGACCGACCAGTGGTATGTGAACGCTGCCGAACTTGCCAAGCCTGCAATGGCAGCTGTTCGCGACGGAACCACGCAGATCGTTCCAAAGAACTGGGAAAAGACCTATTTCGACTGGATGGAAAACATCCAGCCGTGGTGCGTCTCGCGCCAGCTTTGGTGGGGACACCAGATCCCGGCCTGGTATGGCCCGGACGGCAAATGCTTTGTCGAAAAGAGCGAAGAAGAGGCGAAGGCCTCTGCGCGCGCCCACTATGGCGAAGATGTTGTGCTCGAGCGTGATACCGACGTTCTCGATACATGGTTTTCGTCTGCGCTGTGGCCGTTCTCGACGCTCGGCTGGCCGGACAAGACGCCGGAACTCGCAACTTATTATCCAACCAGCGTTCTGGTTACCGGGTTCGATATCCTGTTCTTCTGGGTTGCCCGCATGATGATGATGGGTCTCCATTTCATGGAGGAAATCCCGTTCCATACGGTTTATCTGCATGCTCTGGTTCGCGACAAGCATGGCGCGAAGATGTCGAAGTCGAAGGGCAATGTCATCGATCCGCTGGAGCTGATGGACGAATACGGCGCCGACGCGCTGCGGTTCACCCTTGCGATCATGGCCGCACAGGGGCGTGACGTTAAGCTCGATCCGGCTCGTATTGCAGGCTATCGCAATTTCGGCACCAAGCTCTGGAATGCGACGCGCTTTGCGCAGATGAATGGCGTAAAGCTCGACGCCGGTTTCAAGCCGGAAAACGCCAGGCTTGCCGTCAATCGCTGGATACTGACGGAGCTGACCAAGGCCACGCGCGCCGTCACCGAGGGCATCGACAACTATCGCTTCAATGAAGCAGCGGGCGCTGCATATCGTTTTGTCTGGAACCAGTTCTGCGATTGGTATCTGGAACTGCTGAAGCCGATCTTCATGGGCGACGATGAAGCTGCGAAGGCTGAAGCCCAGGCCACTGCAGCCTATTGCCTCGATCAGATCTACAAGCTTCTGCACCCGTTCATGCCTTTCATGACGGAGGAACTCTGGACCCTGACCGCAGGCGAGGGGCAGAAGCGCGATACGGTGCTGGCGCTTGCAGCCTGGCCGGAACTGTCGTTCGAGGACGAGGAAGCAGCGGCTGACATCAACTGGCTGGTTGATCTCGTCACCGGGATTCGTTCGGTTCGCGCGGAAATGAATGTGCCTGCTGGGGCGATTGCTCCTGTTGTCGTTCTGGATGCGAATGCGGCAAGTATCGACCGCTTTGCCCGTCACGATGCTGCGATCAAGCGTCTTGCGCGTGTCGAAAGCGTTTCGTTCGAGGCACAGGCTCCAAAAGGTTCGGCACAGATGCTGTTGGGTGAGGCGACAATCTGCATCCCGCTTGGCAATCTGATCGACCTGAAGGCGGAATCCGCACGCCTCGCCAAGGAAGCTGGCAAGATTGCCGCCGAAATGGATCGCATCGAGAAAAAGCTTTCCAACGAGAAATTCGTTGCGAATGCGCGTGAAGAAGTCGTTGAAGCGGAGCGTGAGCGGCTTGCGGAACTGAAGGAAGCCGCGCAGCGTGTGGCAACGGCCGAGTCACGCATCCGTGATGCAGGCTGAATTGACCTGACGTAAGAAAACAGATTTCGGTCGAATCAAACACCCGGCAGCCTCCGCTGTCGGGTGTTTTGTTGCGCGGTAGTCGCATTTCGGCGCGTTTCAAGCGGCAGAGGGAGTGATCGAACTGGCGTTTCGATTGTTTTTGAGCAATGTTGCGCTTTCGCAACAAGGCGAAAAAGCGGCCGAAAATTGGCCGATTCAGGCATGTTTTGCCATGTGCTTGGTCTAATTTTACTAATGAAACGGCGATAAGATCGGTGTTTTAGCCATTTTCCGCATATGCGTCGAAAGTTCCATAACGCTAATCCAAATTAATGCATCTTGCGGGCTGAATCCTTCCTGATTTACGTTTTCGTCAACGTTAATACCGTTGCTGTGTGGGAGGACATTTATGAGTGTACAGCGCGTGAAAATGGCAGGGATGGTCGCAGCTTTCCTCGGAAGCGCGGTCGCTGCCAATGCGGGCGGCTTCGAGCGCGGCTCGCAGGATTTCGATATTCTTTTTGAACAAGGCAATGCCGTTGAGGCGACCGGCACCTTTGTGGCTCCTCAGCGCAAGTTGAAGAATATTGGCGGCTCTTTGGTCGGCGCCTCGACAGGCGGTATCAATCCGATTACCCGTCGCCCCTACGAGACGGAAGTCGATGAAGCGAAGAGCTATTGGGTTCCAAAAGTTTCGGCCAAGTTCGATCTTACCAATGATCTCGCTTGTGCGGCTCAATATCGCCAGCCTTGGGGTATCGAGACGGATGTCGGCGTCGATACCGTGCGAATGTTCACCGCGATTGAACAGAAAATCTCCTCCAACGATTATGGTGTAAACTGCTCCTATCGGTTTGCAGCTGGAGAGAAGAGCTATTTCCGTATTCTGGGTGGCGTGAGCTATCAGGAGCTCAAGGGCGAACAGACCCGAATGATACCTCCGGGTTCAGCCTTTGGCGGCTCGTTCCGCGTAGCGTCTCTGGATGTTGAAGATCAGTCGGTGGGTTGGCGTCTTGGTGCCGCTTACGAAATCCCAGAATATGCGATGCGCGCAACGCTCGTTTATCAGTCGAAAGTCAAATATAACCTCGAAGGCACCATCGACAATCTGGCGCTCGATCGGTTGACAGGTCGCGGCATACCGATCAACGTTGAAAGCGACGTTTCTACACCTCAGTCGGTGGAATTCAGGTTCCAGACCGGTATCGCTCCAGACTGGCTTGCTTTCGGTTCGGTCAAGTGGACCGACTGGTCGAGCATTACTTCTGTGGACTTTAATTCCGCGGATAGCAGGGTCGTTCGTCAGGGAACCAAAATCACTAGCCTGAACCTTTACTATCAGGATGGTTGGACGGTTAGCGGTGGCGTCGGTCACAAGTTCAACGACCAATGGTCGGCTGCTGCGACCGTTACCTGGGATCGTGGCACCAGCACGGGCCTGACTTCACAGACAGACATCTGGCTCTTCGGTCTCGGCACGAACTACAAGCCAAACGATCAGTTTGAGGTTCGTCTGGCTGGTGCTGCTGGCTGGCTTTCCTCGGGTGAACTGGACGATACCGTTATTGCTGGTACGCGCAATGCCACAGGCTCCAAGGGCGAATTCGGAAATGATTTCGTTGGTGCCCTGTCACTCACTGCGAAGGCCAAGTTCTAAGCTCGACATATAAGACACGAAAAAAGCCCGGCGTTGCCGGGCTTTTTGTTGGAAACCGCTTGGGCTCAGGACCGTTCAAGCCGTGCAAGCAGCGATGACGTATCCCAGCGGTTGCCTCCGATCTTCTGCACTTCCTTGTAAAACTGGTCCACGAGAGCCGTAACCGGCAAAAGCGCGCCATTGCGGTCCGCTTCCTCTAGGCAGATGCCAAGATCCTTGCGCATCCAGTCGACCGCAAAGCCGAAATCGTATTTGCCTTGGTTCATGGTGCCGGAACGGTTCTCCATCTGCCAGGAGCCCGCTGCCCCCTTGGATATTACCGAGATCAGCTTTTCGATATCGAGACCAGCCTTCTTGCCGAAATGGATGCCTTCCGCCAGCCCTTGAACGAGACCGGCAATACAGATCTGGTTGACCATCTTTGCAAGCTGGCCCGAGCCGACCGGACCCATGAGGCCGACCATGCGCGCATAAGCATCTATTACGGGCCTGGCGCGCTCAAAAACAGCTTCCGGCGCTCCAACCATGACCGTCAGTACACCGTTTTCGGCACCTGCCTGCCCGCCGGAGACAGGCGCATCGATGAAGTGAAAGCCGCGCTTTTGCGCTTCGGCGTCCAGTTCGCGGGCAACCTCCGCGGAGGCCGTGGTATTGTCGATGAAGATCGCATCCTTCCTCATGGTCGAGAATGCGCCATCCGGGCCGGTAGTGACGGAGCGAAGATCATCGTCATTGCCGACACAGGCGAAAACAAAATCCGCATCGCGAACGGCTTCGGCGGGCGTGGCAGCAAAGCTGCCGCCGAATTCCCTTGCCCATTTTTCGGCCTTGGCTGTCGTGCGGTTATAAACCGTGACGTCGTGACCGCCCTTGTTCTTGAGATGTCCGGCCATGGGATAGCCCATGACGCCCAAACCCAGAAAGGCGACTTTAGCGGGTGTCGTCATTCGTTCATTCCTCTGGATAGATGTAAGCAATCAGGTGAGAGGCGTCATAACGGCCGCGTGATAGGCCGGACGCTGTTTCAAACGGTCATACCAGTCTTCGAGCCGCGGAAGGGAGGGACGCTCGATGGGAAACTCGAACCACGCATAGGCATAGCAACCGATGGGAATGTCACCAATGCCGAAATTGTCGCCCGAAAACCAGGCGGCATCCTTGAGGCCGTCATTGGCAATCTGCATCGAATGAGCCAGCCCCAGAAGACCGCGTTCCAGAATAGCCGGATCGCGTTCCGCTTCCGGCAACCGGATCAGATGCTTGATGACATCGCTGAAATTGGAGGCCAGGGAGGTGGAGGCCCAATCCATCCACTTTTCAGCCTGCGCGCGCCTGGCGGGGTCCTCGATCCAGAACGTTCCCTTGCCATAGACCGCCGCAAGATAACGGGTGATGGTATTGGATTCCCACAACACAGTGTCGCCGTCTTCCAGCAACGGAATCAGCCCGTTCGGATTACGCGCAAGATAAGTGGGATCTTTCAGGCCACCAAACTGGCCGCCCACGTCGATCTGCTCATAGTCGAGATTAAGTTCCCGCGCTATCCAGAGCGCCTTCTTCACATTTGTGGAATTGATACGACCCCAGATTTTCAGCATGACTCAGCCTGTTGCATTACTGTGGAAAAATGCATTCTAAACAGATCGTCCCCGAAAGTCGCAAGACTTCCGGGGACGATATTTTGCCTTATGCCTATTTAGTGATCTCTAGCGAACAAGATGACGTGTCAGTCGTCGTTCGAGAAAATCCCAAACGTGCCGCAGACATTCGACGATCACCAGATAGATGACCGCTGCCCAGAGATAGGTTTGGAAATCGAAGGTCCGCGAATAGGCGCGGCGCGTTTCGCCCATCAGGTCGAGCACGGTGATGATGGCGACAATGGCCGATCCCTTGATCATCAGGATGATTTCGTTGCCGTAAGGGCGCAGCGCCACGATAAGCGCCTGCGGAAGAATGACCTTCCAGAAGGTCACACGCTTTGAAATGCCAAGAGCCGCGGCGCCTTCCCATTGGCCGAGGGCCACGCTCTGAATGGCGCCGCGCAGGATTTCAGCCTGATAAGCCGCCGTATTGAGCGAAAACGCCAGAATCGCGCAATTCCATGCATCGCGGAAAAACACCCAAAGCCCGATGCTTTCGAGAAACGGACGGAAGGTGCCAAAACCGTAATAGATAAGGAATGTCTGCGCGAGCAGTGGAGTGCCCCGGAAGAAATAGACATAGCCGAAGGCAAGTCCGCGAAGCCATCGATTGTTGGACATGCGCGCGGCCGTGATTGGCAGCGAAATCAGGGCGCCTATGATGATAGAGACAGCGACCAGCTTCAGCGTGATCAGAAGACCGGACCAGTAGCGCGGCCCGTAGGTTTCAAACAGATCGACGCGCCATGCGTTATAGAGATAGATCGCAAGGCCGGCGAAGAGAAGGAACCATAGAGCGACGATGACGTGGCCTGCGACGCGCATTCGCGTCCATTGCTTTACCACTGGCGGCGGGGCCATCACCGGGACTGTCGTGTTGGAAACCGTCTGGCTCATGTCATGCACCTCGCGAACGGTTGGCGCCTGCATCGGCCCAGCGGGCAATGCGGTCGATGAAGTAGGACGAGATGATTGCGAGAACCAGATAGAGCAGACAGGCTATGCCGAAGAACAGAAACGGTTCCTTGGTCACCCGCGCCGCGATGGAGGTCTGCCGCAGGATATCCGACAAGGTGATGACGGAAACCAGCGATGTATCCTTGAGAAGCACCAGCCACAGATTGGCCAGACCGGGCAGGGCGATGCGGATCAGCTGCGGCAGGATGACCTTGCGCATGGTCTGCCAGTGCGACAGGCCGACGGCATAACCGCCTTCATATTGGCCGCGCGGGATGGCGCGGAATGCCGAGAGGAAGACTTCGCTCGAATAGGATGAGAAGACGAAGCCCAGCGCGACCATACCCGCGCCGAACGCATTGATTTCGACATTGGCTTCGACGCCGAACAGGCTCAAGAGCCGCTGCAGTCCCAGCGATGCGCCGAAATAAACGAGAAAGAGGGTCAGAAGCTCAGGCAAACCACGAAAGATCGTCGTGTAGATGTTTGCTGCCAGCCGTATCGAGGGTTCGCTGGATTGTTTGCCGACGGCAACCAGAAATCCAAGTGCGAGACCGACGGGAAGTGTTGCGAGGGCCAGCGAGACGGTAACCAGAAGGCCCCAGGCAATGCTTGCCCCCCAACCGTCCGGGCCGAAACTCAACAAAGTGGCGTAATGTTCCATGCGCCTATTCTTTTTCCTGAAGGCAACTGCCTGTGCTTTTTATCGCCTGCGGGCATCAACCCGGCGAGGCTTGTGCGGCATGCCCGTACAAATGTTTTGCGCCGGTTTGCCAAAACGCAAACCGGCGCATGTCTATCAATTTGGATTAGTTTTCAGCGCCATAAGCATCGAAGTCGAAGTACTTGTCGTTGACTTCCTTGTATTTGCCGTTCGCGCGGATGGCCTTGATGGCTGCGTTGAACTTTTCAACCAGTTCGGGGCGGCCCTTCTTGAAGGCGACGCCAGCGCCCGGACCATGGATTTCGATGACTGGCGGGAACGTACCGACCATCTTGCAGCAAGCCCCATCCGGAGACTTCAGCCACTGGGCAAGCGTCACGCTGTCGTCGTTGACGGCATCGAGACGGCCATTGGCGAGATCGAGGCGATATTCTTCTGCCGTCGGATAGGCCTTGATCGTGCTGTCGGTGAAGGTCTTTTCAGAATAGTTGGAGTGCGTGGTGGAAACCTGCACGCCGATGGTCTTGCCTGCGAGGTCTTCCTTGGTCACACCCTTGATGTCGGTGTCTTTGGGAGCCGCAATGCCGGGAGGCGTGTTGTAATATTTATTGGAGAAGTCGACCTGCTTCTTGCGCTCGTCCGTGATGGACATGGATGCGATGAAGGCGTCGAATTTGCCTGCCTGAAGCGCAGGAATAGCGCCGTCCCATTCCTGGGTAACGAATTCGCACTCGGCTTTCATCTCCTCGCAGAGCGCCTTGGCGATATCGACGTCGAAGCCCGAGAGGGTGCCGTCCGGATTGATGAAGTTGAAGGGCGGATAGGCGCCTTCGGTGCCGATCTTGAGCTTGAGTGGTTCTTCTGCATTGGCAACGCCAGCAGCCATGCTGCCGATTGTGATTGCCAGTGCTGCTACCGATGCTGCAGTGGCGATACGCTTCAATACGCGCATTTTCAGTCCTCTCGTTTGTTTTGGCTGGTTCCCTGATTATTTCTTCTGGTTCAGCCGCTTAAGGGGCACTCACGACCGTGTAACTTTAAATTGCACGTTTGGCAGCGGATTCCCCCTGTCCCTACCAATAGATGGTTGAGCCGATCATGCGCAATATTTTTTCGCGCTTCCATCTCCACCATCAGGTCTGTCGGCGATATTCCCACCATTTTTAGACGATTGGCAAGATGGTCCGTGTAATTAAATTGTGTCTCTTGAGAGTGAATTCGTCTGCATTTTCTGCATGTTTTTGTCTTGTTATAATGGAAATCGCTATTTTGACCATAAAATTTAGGGAGTTGCTCAAAGCGCCATCTCGCCTTCGATAAAATCGGCTATTTTCTCGATATCATTGATGTCGAACACGGGCACTGCTTCGTCGGGTTGGGGCTGGTCGCTGGCGATGGCGAGGATAGTCGGATCGTCGCGGGAAAGCGCGGGCCCGTCATGGCTTCCCTGCCGACGCAGCTCGATTTTCTTGTGTGTTTCGCGCTTATAGCCTTCGACCAGAACAAGATCGCAGGGTGCAAGTTTGGCGGCAATCTCACGCAGGGAAGGCTCTTCTTCGCCCAGGTTCTCATGCATGATCGCGTAGCGCTGCGACGAGACTATGGCAACTTCCGCCGCTCCCGCCTTTCGATGCCGCCAGGAATCAGTTCCTTCATGGTCGATGTCGAAATTGTGATGGGCATGCTTGATCGTGGCGATACGGTACCCGCGGGCGGTAAGGCATGTCACCAGGCGTTCGGTCATTGTTGTCTTGCCGGAGTTTTTCCAGCCGGTAATGCCGAAAAGCTTCTGGTTCATTCCATCGACTCAGCCAGTTTTCGGGCCGCGACAAGATCGTCGGGCCGATTGATGTTGAAGAACGGATCATATGTTTCCGGACTATCGCCGGCGAAGGCAAGCGGAAAATCGACGGTCTCAAAACCTATATGCTCAGCGAACGCAAGGACGCTCGCCCTGTTCGTTTCGGAGAGCCAAGCGGACAGTTCATCCGCCAGCCCCGTTTCCCACAGGCCGAAAATGGGATGCACCCGGTCAAGGGAACTGGCGAGAACGATACGCGCTCCGCTTTCATTTCGACGCGAAAGAAGGCGTCCGGCGAGATCGTGAGGCAGGAACGGCGTATCGGCTGCCGTTGTCAGTAAAAGGGAAGCCCCGCGCGCCTGGATCAACGCCGACAGGATGCCGACAAGTGGACCGCCATGTGTTGAAGGCAGGTCTTTCAGGATCGGTACGCCGAGATTGGTCAGACGGGGATCATCGCTGTTCGCATTGACAACGAGAGTTTCGACCTGCGGGCTGATGCGCGTGATGACATGGGCAATGATAGAGCGGTCGCCGTCGAGTGGCTGAAGGAACTTGTCGCCCGCAACGCCACCTTCCTGCATGCGGCTGGAAAGCCCCCCGGCGATGATGGCCCCTGCAATCATGACGGTTCCACGCCGGTCGGGATCGTCGCGAGCGTGCTCTTGTTGCGTTCGCGCTTCTTCAATACGTTTTCGCGATAGACCATGTAGACGCCGCTTCCGACCACCAGAATAGATCCGATGATCGTATATATGTCAGGCGCTTCGCCGAAGATCAAAGTGCTGAGGCCGATCGCCCAGAGCAGGCTCGAATAGCGGAACGGTGAAACGAACGAAACTTCGCCTTCGCGCATCGCCAGAATGATGAAGTGATAACCAACGAGAAGCAAAACGGCCGCAATGGCCATGGCGCCGACGGCGGTCATCCCGAGTGGCTGCCATCCGCCCATGGGAACTGTCAGCGCGCCGCCCGTCAATGTTATCGCGCCTGCGGTCAAGGTCGACAGAAAGAGGGTTGGCACATGCGCCGGCACCCGGCGTGTCGCAATATCTCGTGTGGCGGCAAAGCACACGCTGGCGAGAAGCACGGCGACAGCGGCCAGGCTCGCCGCGCCATCCGTTCCAGGCCGGATGATGATGAGGACGCCTACCAACCCGACAAGGATACAGCACCAGCGACGCCAGCCCACTTTTTCCTTCAGGAAGAGCGCCGCTCCGAGCGTCACGACAAGCGGCGTTGCCTGAAAGACGGCGGAACAGAATGCCTGCGAGAGATGACCGAGGGAGTAAATATAGGTGATCGTGGCGACGACTTCGCCCACAACACGCAGGATCGTCATCCTCTCCAGCGAAAGATTGCGCAACGCGCCGTGGCGCCAAGCCAGCAAACCGATCAGCGCCGTCGCGAATATGCCGCGGACCAGCATATACTGCCCGCTGTTCATCTCGGTCAGGAGATATTTTGTGATCGTATCGCCGATGGTGAAGGTCCCCATGGCGAGAAGCATGAAAATACTTGCACGAAAATTTGCTGATTGCGGCACGATACAGAATCCGGTTTAGGCCTGAGCCTTGGATTGCATACCGTTTTAAAGTCGATCTCGCGACAACTATTTCAGGTGATTTGTGCTTTTCAAGTATAGGCGGCTCAACCGCCGGTAAGGCTCATGTGGCGCGCAACCGCCGGGCGATTATGATCGCGGTCGATGATAAAATCGTGCCCTTTCGGCTTGCGCGAAATTGCTTCGTCAATCGCCTGGCCGAGCAGCAGGTCGCTTTCGCTTTCCCGCAGCGCCTTGCGCAGATCGGCATCGTCGTTCTGGCCGAGGCACATATAGAGCATCCCCGTGCAGGTCAGCCGGACACGATTGCAGCTTTCGCAGAAATTATGGGTCATCGGCGTGATGAAACCAAGCCGCCCGCCTGTCTCGGCAATCGTCACGTAGCGGGCAGGGCCGCCCGTGCGGTACGGAATGTCCGATAGCGTGAACTGACGCGACAGGTCTTCCCTTACCTGCGACAGCGGCAGATACTGGTCGGTGCGGTCGAACTCGATCTCGCCCATCGGCATTGTTTCGATCAGGGTCATGTCCATGCCTCGGCCATGCGCCCAGCGGATCAGTTCAGGAATTTCATGTTCGTTGAAATCCTTCAGTGCGACCGCGTTTATCTTGACGCGGATACCCGCACGCTGTGCAGCCTCAATCCCCTCAAGAACGCGGGGCAGATCGCCCCAACGGGTGATCTGATGGAATTTTTCAGGGTCGAGCGTATCCAGCGAGACATTGATACGGCGTATCCCGCACTCCGCCAGTTCGTCGGCAAAGCGTGAAAGCTGCGATCCGTTCGTGGTGAGGGTCAGTTCATCCAGCGCACCTGATTTCAGATGGCGCGAAAGCTGCCGGATCAGGTGCATGATGTTCTTGCGCACCAGAGGCTCGCCGCCGGTCAGTCGCAGTTTCCGCACACCCTTGTCGATAAAGGCGGTGCAAAGCCGGTCCAGTTCCTCGAGCGTCAGCAAATCCTTCTTGGGCAGGAACGTCATATGTTCCGCCATGCAGTAGGTGCAGCGGAAATCGCAGCGATCCGTAACCGAAACGCGAAGATAGGTAACGGCGCGCCCGAAAGGATCGATCATGGGTCCAGTCGGGGAAACAAGTGGCTGGGCTTGGTTTGTGTGTATCATAAGCCGTTGTTTCCGCTTGCTGCGGAAGAATGTCCGCATCGTTTCCCTAGAGATAGGACCTGCGGACTTCATTGTCCAGTTTCGCGCGCACGAAGCTCTTTCAATAATGATCGCGCCTATTGCGATATTTTAACGCGGGGCCTATCAAAGCTGGCGAATATCCAAGCTGGAGAATGGTTATGAGCGAAGTCTGGCCGACCGAATTGCGCGTTTCGCACGACCGCAGGCTGCTGACGGTGGCATTCGATGATGGCCAGAAATTCGAGCTGACCGCCGAATTGCTGCGTGTGCTGTCACCTTCGGCAGAAGTGCAGGGCCATTCGCCGGAACAGCGCGTGACGGTTGGCGGCAAGCGCAATGTTGAAATCATGAAGGTCGAGCCGGTCGGCAATTACGCCGTTCGAATAACTTTCGACGACATGCACGACACCGGCCTGTTTTCGTGGACCTATCTCCACAAGCTCGGCTCCGAGAAGGAGACGTTGTGGCAAACCTATCTCGATGAGCTTGCCGGGAAGGGGCTCAAGCGGGACCGCTGACCTATTCTTTCTCCAGCATTTCGCAGATGCGGCGCATCACGTCGCCCATCGCGTTGCATTGCGCGGCTGTCGACTGCGCCATGACGCGGTCGATCAGTTCCGTATAGACCGTCAGCGCGTGTCCCAGCAGCTTTTCGCCCTTGGCGGTCAGGGTCAGGCGCATCACACGCTTGTCAGCAGGATCGCCTTCGCGCACCAGCAAGCCACGCTTTTCCAGCTTTGGCAGCAGCATGGTGATGTTTGAACGCCCGACAAGAATGCGGCGCGCAAGATCGTGCTGGGATTCGCCGGGATGGCGATAGATATTCATCAGTACATCGAGGTCCGCGATCTTCAGATCGAAGGTCGACAGCCCTTGGGCGAGGGCGCGTTCCACCGCCTTGCCGGCGCGCGCGACGGCAATCCAGTTCTTGAAGCGGGGATTATCCCACGGCAGTTTTTGAGTCTCGTCTTGCATTTTGTTCATTCTTGTACAATTATTTGTTCAGGATTGAACATAATTGAGGCCCTGTCATGACATCGTTCTCTTTGCAGGTTACGCGATTCGGCCTGGGTGTGCTCGGACGCATTGATGCCGAGAAGGCGGGCCGCGCGGCATTCAGGATTTTCTGTCGGACGCCAAGCCGCAAGCCGAAGACGAAGGCCTATGCGGCGCGCCTTCAACAAGCGAACACGGAACTCGGCCAGGCAAAGCGGCTCGATCTGATTATCGATCGCGGGTTGATCGCGACTTATCTGTTCGAGCCGAAGGTTCCGGCGGGGAGGACCTCGCTCGTCGTCCATGGATGGGGATCGCGCACTGCCGACATGATGACGATCATTCGCGAGCTTGTCGCACGCGGCGAACGGGTCGTTTCCCTCGACCTGCCGGGACATGGTGCATCCGCGGGCCACACGCTCAACATGATACAGGCAATCGCCGCCGTCGATG from Brucella intermedia LMG 3301 harbors:
- a CDS encoding ABC transporter permease, with product MEHYATLLSFGPDGWGASIAWGLLVTVSLALATLPVGLALGFLVAVGKQSSEPSIRLAANIYTTIFRGLPELLTLFLVYFGASLGLQRLLSLFGVEANVEINAFGAGMVALGFVFSSYSSEVFLSAFRAIPRGQYEGGYAVGLSHWQTMRKVILPQLIRIALPGLANLWLVLLKDTSLVSVITLSDILRQTSIAARVTKEPFLFFGIACLLYLVLAIISSYFIDRIARWADAGANRSRGA
- a CDS encoding ABC transporter substrate-binding protein — encoded protein: MRVLKRIATAASVAALAITIGSMAAGVANAEEPLKLKIGTEGAYPPFNFINPDGTLSGFDVDIAKALCEEMKAECEFVTQEWDGAIPALQAGKFDAFIASMSITDERKKQVDFSNKYYNTPPGIAAPKDTDIKGVTKEDLAGKTIGVQVSTTHSNYSEKTFTDSTIKAYPTAEEYRLDLANGRLDAVNDDSVTLAQWLKSPDGACCKMVGTFPPVIEIHGPGAGVAFKKGRPELVEKFNAAIKAIRANGKYKEVNDKYFDFDAYGAEN
- the mobB gene encoding molybdopterin-guanine dinucleotide biosynthesis protein B, whose amino-acid sequence is MNQKLFGITGWKNSGKTTMTERLVTCLTARGYRIATIKHAHHNFDIDHEGTDSWRHRKAGAAEVAIVSSQRYAIMHENLGEEEPSLREIAAKLAPCDLVLVEGYKRETHKKIELRRQGSHDGPALSRDDPTILAIASDQPQPDEAVPVFDINDIEKIADFIEGEMAL
- a CDS encoding molybdenum cofactor guanylyltransferase — translated: MIAGAIIAGGLSSRMQEGGVAGDKFLQPLDGDRSIIAHVITRISPQVETLVVNANSDDPRLTNLGVPILKDLPSTHGGPLVGILSALIQARGASLLLTTAADTPFLPHDLAGRLLSRRNESGARIVLASSLDRVHPIFGLWETGLADELSAWLSETNRASVLAFAEHIGFETVDFPLAFAGDSPETYDPFFNINRPDDLVAARKLAESME
- a CDS encoding DMT family transporter; the protein is MLLAMGTFTIGDTITKYLLTEMNSGQYMLVRGIFATALIGLLAWRHGALRNLSLERMTILRVVGEVVATITYIYSLGHLSQAFCSAVFQATPLVVTLGAALFLKEKVGWRRWCCILVGLVGVLIIIRPGTDGAASLAAVAVLLASVCFAATRDIATRRVPAHVPTLFLSTLTAGAITLTGGALTVPMGGWQPLGMTAVGAMAIAAVLLLVGYHFIILAMREGEVSFVSPFRYSSLLWAIGLSTLIFGEAPDIYTIIGSILVVGSGVYMVYRENVLKKRERNKSTLATIPTGVEPS
- the moaA gene encoding GTP 3',8-cyclase MoaA — translated: MIHTNQAQPLVSPTGPMIDPFGRAVTYLRVSVTDRCDFRCTYCMAEHMTFLPKKDLLTLEELDRLCTAFIDKGVRKLRLTGGEPLVRKNIMHLIRQLSRHLKSGALDELTLTTNGSQLSRFADELAECGIRRINVSLDTLDPEKFHQITRWGDLPRVLEGIEAAQRAGIRVKINAVALKDFNEHEIPELIRWAHGRGMDMTLIETMPMGEIEFDRTDQYLPLSQVREDLSRQFTLSDIPYRTGGPARYVTIAETGGRLGFITPMTHNFCESCNRVRLTCTGMLYMCLGQNDDADLRKALRESESDLLLGQAIDEAISRKPKGHDFIIDRDHNRPAVARHMSLTGG
- a CDS encoding gamma-butyrobetaine hydroxylase-like domain-containing protein; translation: MSEVWPTELRVSHDRRLLTVAFDDGQKFELTAELLRVLSPSAEVQGHSPEQRVTVGGKRNVEIMKVEPVGNYAVRITFDDMHDTGLFSWTYLHKLGSEKETLWQTYLDELAGKGLKRDR